Proteins from a genomic interval of Pseudodesulfovibrio nedwellii:
- the fliD gene encoding flagellar filament capping protein FliD, giving the protein MGYVSSVSSNVIAYEPVTTSGEVSFSGLGNGTDFQEIIDVTIDSESYQKEEYEAQKTETEYIISLLEQLESEMDELNTSLKDLDEPDEFYTMEGTSSGDEVDVEVTGEADVGVHTVIVDQLAQNDIWINSAQGYDAETTVIADTATTLDITFQGDTISIDVAAGTTLQGLVDTINGSVAARDKVEADLMFDGDSYYFVLKSTDSGEDNAITIDSTGTLNGMDPTGFANTQTAQNSKIKVDGFPDDPNQWIERDTNSVDDVINGMTLDLKETTGSDGVKISVDYDTDGMLDTIMDVVAGMNQIILDIQILTGRVTEEEDPETEAYTIDNYAMDIMYNELKSILSSGALGFSRYDEEEGGDYYNALSQIGFYTDTDEGSDTFGQLLVEEDELQEALDTDPEAVAALFSESGVGESDSDDFQIISVIDSVTPPGEHSVEYTISGGAITSATIDGKEAEIDGWTILGTDSTSTGLFISVGDHSDGDYSGTARVKQGKIGEISDALDAMSDEDTGTLSILIDNYEESVTSLDNQIYNEEKRLDTLETSLTRKYAALDATLSTYENLSAMLTSQLAQLD; this is encoded by the coding sequence ATGGGATACGTCTCTTCTGTTTCCAGTAATGTCATTGCATACGAGCCTGTTACGACCTCTGGTGAAGTCTCATTCTCAGGACTGGGTAACGGGACGGACTTCCAGGAAATCATCGACGTCACCATCGATTCCGAAAGCTATCAAAAAGAAGAGTACGAAGCCCAAAAGACTGAAACAGAATACATAATCAGCCTTCTGGAACAGTTGGAAAGCGAAATGGACGAACTCAACACCTCGCTGAAAGATTTGGACGAACCTGACGAGTTCTACACCATGGAAGGAACCAGCAGTGGCGATGAGGTCGATGTGGAAGTCACTGGCGAAGCGGATGTTGGCGTACACACTGTCATTGTTGACCAGTTGGCCCAAAATGACATCTGGATAAACAGCGCACAAGGGTACGATGCAGAAACAACTGTAATCGCAGATACGGCCACAACTCTGGATATAACATTTCAGGGAGACACCATTTCCATTGATGTAGCCGCCGGGACCACTCTTCAGGGCCTTGTGGACACTATCAACGGCAGCGTGGCCGCACGCGACAAGGTCGAGGCCGACCTCATGTTCGACGGCGACAGTTATTACTTTGTCCTGAAAAGCACCGACTCCGGCGAAGATAACGCCATCACCATCGACAGCACGGGCACATTGAATGGCATGGACCCGACAGGGTTCGCCAACACCCAGACAGCGCAAAACTCAAAAATCAAGGTAGATGGATTCCCGGACGATCCAAACCAATGGATAGAACGCGACACCAATTCCGTAGATGACGTGATAAACGGCATGACCCTTGATCTCAAAGAGACAACGGGAAGTGACGGGGTCAAGATATCGGTGGATTACGACACTGACGGGATGCTCGACACCATCATGGATGTGGTGGCGGGTATGAACCAAATCATTCTCGACATTCAGATTCTGACAGGTCGCGTCACTGAGGAGGAAGACCCGGAAACGGAAGCTTATACAATCGACAACTACGCCATGGACATCATGTACAACGAACTCAAAAGCATCCTGTCATCAGGGGCACTTGGGTTCTCCCGATATGACGAAGAAGAAGGTGGAGATTATTACAATGCCCTGTCACAAATCGGTTTTTATACCGACACGGATGAAGGATCTGACACATTCGGTCAATTGCTCGTGGAAGAAGACGAATTGCAGGAAGCACTGGACACCGACCCCGAAGCCGTGGCCGCACTGTTTTCCGAAAGCGGCGTTGGCGAATCAGACAGTGACGACTTCCAGATCATCTCCGTTATCGATTCCGTAACACCTCCGGGTGAACACTCGGTTGAGTACACCATTTCCGGCGGGGCCATTACCTCGGCAACTATTGACGGCAAGGAAGCTGAAATTGACGGTTGGACCATTCTAGGCACCGATTCGACCTCAACCGGTTTGTTTATCTCGGTGGGAGACCACAGCGACGGTGACTATTCTGGCACGGCGCGGGTCAAGCAGGGGAAGATAGGTGAGATATCAGACGCCCTTGATGCCATGTCAGATGAAGACACTGGAACCCTGTCCATTCTCATCGACAATTATGAAGAAAGCGTCACGAGTCTGGACAACCAGATATACAATGAAGAAAAACGACTCGACACATTGGAAACATCACTGACACGCAAGTACGCTGCTCTCGATGCGACTTTAAGCACTTACGAAAACCTCAGCGCCATGCTCACGAGTCAATTGGCACAGCTTGATTAA
- a CDS encoding Rossmann-like domain-containing protein, which yields MKTTLETVRDKALVLWGKEDILNESITVSAGPLTVEEAIGTPEENDFPIQQGKEKLMEAVFRGERGQAFTDNYGNYTGTLSDVAALTLDNNFNRAVFVATLNAVSRSLGLAKGTVHCKDCGPKECSEKIFDHIKENYGKCRITIIGFQPALAEALNKETEVRLIDLDPDNIGETKRGVLVEGGEATAEAIDWCDLLLVTGTTLANSTIDLFLTKKPVLFYGTTISGGAALMEWDRFCPQSS from the coding sequence ATGAAAACCACATTGGAAACCGTCCGCGACAAGGCCCTTGTTCTCTGGGGCAAAGAAGATATCCTCAACGAAAGCATCACGGTTTCAGCCGGTCCCCTGACCGTCGAGGAAGCTATTGGCACCCCTGAAGAAAACGACTTTCCCATTCAGCAGGGTAAAGAAAAATTGATGGAGGCCGTATTTCGCGGAGAACGCGGGCAGGCTTTTACAGATAACTACGGCAACTACACCGGCACCTTGAGCGATGTGGCCGCCTTGACACTGGACAACAACTTCAACCGTGCCGTGTTTGTCGCCACACTCAATGCCGTTTCCCGCTCGCTCGGCCTGGCAAAAGGCACAGTTCATTGCAAGGATTGCGGCCCCAAGGAATGTTCGGAAAAAATATTCGATCACATCAAGGAAAACTACGGGAAATGTCGCATCACCATCATCGGATTTCAGCCGGCACTGGCCGAAGCACTCAACAAAGAAACCGAAGTGCGGCTCATTGATCTCGACCCGGACAACATCGGAGAAACAAAACGCGGAGTACTCGTGGAAGGTGGCGAGGCCACGGCAGAAGCTATTGACTGGTGCGATCTCTTGCTTGTCACCGGCACCACGCTTGCCAACAGCACCATTGATCTGTTCCTGACAAAAAAACCGGTGCTTTTCTATGGTACCACCATCTCCGGCGGGGCCGCTCTCATGGAATGGGACCGATTCTGTCCACAGAGTTCCTAA
- a CDS encoding molybdate ABC transporter permease subunit, which yields MNVLDILAQPETTGPLVLTLKVLAVSGLLHLVSSILLGYYLTSGKSTMRSVVDFLVTLPLVFPPIATGFILLILLGRAGFIGQVLPVDIVFSFPGVVIAAFVAGLPLVVKPVEAALRGNVKQLAEASRVLGKSEWQTFWFVLLPNVKRNVASGWFLALGRSLGEVGITLMLGGNIIGRTNTLSLEIYNAVFSGEFERALVLSAIIGIFSLTIFIALKKLSAV from the coding sequence ATGAACGTCCTTGATATTCTGGCACAACCGGAAACCACCGGACCACTCGTCCTCACCCTCAAAGTACTGGCAGTATCCGGCCTACTCCATTTGGTAAGCAGTATTCTGCTCGGCTATTATCTGACCTCGGGGAAAAGCACGATGCGTTCAGTGGTGGACTTTCTGGTCACCTTGCCGTTAGTCTTTCCGCCCATAGCCACAGGTTTCATTCTGCTCATACTGCTCGGCAGAGCCGGGTTCATCGGGCAGGTCCTACCAGTGGATATCGTGTTCAGCTTTCCGGGCGTGGTCATCGCCGCGTTTGTGGCCGGACTTCCATTGGTGGTCAAACCAGTGGAAGCCGCACTTCGGGGCAATGTCAAACAACTGGCCGAAGCCTCACGGGTGCTTGGCAAGAGCGAATGGCAAACCTTCTGGTTCGTATTATTGCCCAACGTCAAACGCAACGTCGCTTCAGGCTGGTTTCTGGCTCTGGGCCGTTCTCTCGGAGAGGTGGGCATCACGCTGATGCTCGGCGGCAACATCATCGGCAGGACCAACACCCTGTCCCTTGAGATTTATAACGCCGTATTCAGCGGTGAATTCGAGCGGGCACTGGTCCTGTCCGCTATCATCGGCATATTCTCACTGACCATATTCATCGCACTCAAAAAACTTTCCGCTGTCTAG
- a CDS encoding histidine phosphatase family protein: protein MIVLMRHAQKEDSKGRCIGRTPLPLSDVGREQARSLVESVRGIGFKRLCASPAQRALDTVSPLALDLNMSVDTIPALNEIDMGKWDGLLFDEIRREYFAKYAERGDRFGSFRAPSGESFSDVADRAMSALEELAHSACPVLAVTHAGVLRSVLCRVTGHPLDDLFHFKPDYAHCTLFRSGNNGLELVADNVSPDDLSSFFESTS from the coding sequence ATGATTGTACTGATGCGCCATGCGCAGAAAGAGGATTCCAAGGGGCGATGTATTGGAAGAACTCCGTTGCCGTTGTCAGATGTCGGACGCGAGCAGGCTCGGTCTCTTGTGGAATCGGTACGCGGTATTGGGTTCAAGCGACTGTGCGCGAGTCCGGCGCAGCGGGCTTTGGATACCGTCAGCCCATTGGCTCTGGATTTGAATATGTCGGTGGATACTATTCCCGCTTTGAACGAAATCGATATGGGAAAGTGGGATGGCCTTCTCTTTGATGAGATACGTCGAGAATATTTTGCGAAGTATGCTGAACGCGGTGATCGATTTGGTTCATTTCGCGCCCCGTCCGGTGAAAGCTTTTCGGATGTGGCTGACCGGGCTATGAGTGCCCTAGAAGAACTGGCGCACAGTGCGTGTCCTGTTTTGGCCGTGACGCACGCAGGAGTTCTTCGATCAGTGCTTTGTCGGGTAACAGGTCACCCTTTGGATGACCTGTTTCATTTTAAACCCGACTATGCCCATTGTACATTGTTTCGGTCAGGGAATAATGGGCTGGAGTTGGTTGCGGACAACGTCTCCCCTGACGATTTGTCATCTTTTTTTGAATCGACTTCTTAG
- a CDS encoding DVU_1553 family AMP-dependent CoA ligase — MGLPALDQWLVRRMGWQGAVLPTARDIRQWQLARLRDTVAHAQANSPFYALHLGGVEASAIQSVEAYSRLPMMTPEDIRRGGEQLLCVSQDEIARVVTLATSGTTGQPKRIFHTADDLEATVDYFSWGMTNLVESGQTVLVLMPGERPGGVGRLLVDALDRIGARAVTHGVMHDVNIALDQCLKEDAQCIVGSSAHVNMFASAWEKRGLPSGKIQSVLLCWDAAPNAVVHNVERIFGCSALRHWGMIETGLGGAVECFPHSGMHLRETDVFMEIVDPDKGTLLMDGEFGEMVVSTPLRHGMPLIRYRTGDMGRILPDRCECKSPLRRLDTQVFRKEDGLSVGSGRLTLRELNEVLYGVPGLEDFGAWCVDGQLRVVACGDQTALPYLIRTALGSMPVVEQGIEEGLLSLDVIIKDDGTPAIPGLGKRSILRELEN; from the coding sequence ATGGGCCTGCCAGCGCTTGATCAATGGCTTGTTCGCCGTATGGGGTGGCAGGGAGCCGTGCTGCCTACAGCCCGTGATATTCGTCAGTGGCAGCTCGCCCGATTGCGTGACACTGTGGCGCATGCTCAGGCCAACAGTCCGTTTTATGCGCTCCATCTTGGGGGCGTTGAAGCTTCAGCCATACAGTCTGTGGAGGCATATTCCCGTCTGCCCATGATGACGCCCGAAGATATCCGTAGGGGTGGCGAGCAACTCTTGTGCGTGTCACAGGATGAGATTGCACGGGTGGTGACGCTGGCGACTTCCGGTACCACGGGACAACCCAAGCGAATTTTCCATACGGCTGACGACCTTGAGGCCACAGTAGATTATTTTAGCTGGGGGATGACCAATTTGGTTGAGTCAGGCCAGACCGTACTCGTACTCATGCCGGGGGAAAGACCGGGCGGCGTGGGACGTCTCTTGGTCGATGCACTTGATCGGATCGGGGCGCGAGCGGTTACGCATGGTGTGATGCATGATGTGAACATTGCGCTCGATCAATGCCTCAAAGAAGATGCCCAGTGTATTGTCGGATCATCGGCCCATGTGAATATGTTTGCCAGTGCATGGGAAAAGCGCGGGTTGCCTTCGGGTAAAATTCAGTCAGTTCTTTTATGTTGGGATGCGGCTCCAAATGCTGTGGTGCACAATGTCGAACGTATTTTTGGATGTTCTGCGTTGCGCCATTGGGGCATGATTGAGACGGGCCTTGGTGGGGCAGTGGAGTGCTTCCCTCATTCTGGAATGCACCTACGGGAAACCGACGTATTTATGGAAATCGTTGACCCGGATAAAGGCACGTTGTTGATGGATGGAGAATTTGGCGAGATGGTTGTCTCCACGCCGCTTCGGCACGGGATGCCGCTTATTCGTTACCGGACCGGCGACATGGGGAGAATCCTCCCTGACAGGTGTGAATGTAAAAGTCCTTTGCGCCGACTTGATACACAGGTATTCCGAAAGGAAGACGGATTATCTGTTGGTTCAGGTCGGTTGACTCTGCGGGAATTGAATGAAGTTCTATACGGAGTGCCGGGGCTGGAAGATTTTGGTGCATGGTGTGTAGATGGGCAATTGCGTGTTGTGGCGTGCGGGGATCAAACCGCATTGCCCTATTTGATACGCACGGCTCTTGGCTCCATGCCGGTCGTTGAGCAGGGGATTGAAGAGGGACTGCTCTCGTTGGATGTCATAATCAAAGACGATGGGACCCCGGCTATTCCGGGACTGGGAAAACGATCCATACTGAGAGAATTGGAGAATTGA
- a CDS encoding TOBE domain-containing protein — MSSVKSSSKAYPRDFFNVSDHVNYLEPSEMREFEQAFRQWKVSAVRADSVQARERMWLIFLMLRHTGARLGEILSLDDSIAFDAEGLFVRLGREGRIREVPLSNELFSEVMAALEGPLGCGLRGTFFQVDPGYFRRICYARGKDCGLSKDHVCPKSLRNTRAVEMLRSGVPITIVKEVLGQSSLDLTANFQQFSTGDMQSIVRTAHNAMRKRTSARNSFVGHVIGVVEDSVMAEVTMETRSGMVLSSVITSDSLRNLKLVKGAPVIATVKAPLVNVISCRKTPVGSARNRFKGTVIRVTDSPVLSEVLGRLPDGSDVCALISEQSAKELALKSGDEMEFWFKALSVVLNTVQL; from the coding sequence ATGAGCAGTGTTAAATCATCCAGCAAGGCCTACCCCCGAGACTTTTTTAATGTGTCGGATCATGTGAATTATCTGGAACCGTCTGAGATGCGTGAGTTTGAGCAGGCGTTCAGGCAATGGAAGGTTTCGGCTGTTCGTGCGGACAGTGTGCAGGCAAGGGAGCGCATGTGGCTCATTTTTTTGATGCTCAGGCATACCGGAGCGCGCCTGGGGGAGATCCTTTCCCTTGATGATTCAATCGCTTTTGACGCTGAGGGGCTCTTTGTTCGTTTGGGACGGGAAGGGAGAATCCGGGAAGTGCCACTTTCAAACGAGTTGTTTTCCGAGGTGATGGCAGCCCTTGAAGGCCCGTTGGGATGTGGTTTACGGGGGACATTCTTTCAGGTTGACCCAGGGTATTTTCGGCGTATTTGTTATGCTCGAGGGAAGGATTGCGGGTTGTCCAAAGATCATGTCTGTCCAAAATCCCTTCGTAATACACGGGCCGTGGAAATGCTTCGCAGCGGTGTCCCCATCACTATCGTGAAGGAAGTTCTTGGTCAGTCCTCTCTTGATTTGACAGCGAATTTTCAACAATTTTCGACGGGCGATATGCAATCTATTGTGCGGACGGCTCATAATGCCATGCGTAAAAGAACCAGTGCGCGAAATTCTTTTGTCGGCCACGTGATAGGCGTTGTGGAAGATTCAGTCATGGCAGAAGTGACTATGGAAACACGGTCGGGTATGGTTTTGTCCTCCGTTATCACTTCGGACAGTCTGCGCAATTTGAAACTCGTGAAAGGTGCGCCGGTCATTGCAACGGTTAAAGCTCCGTTAGTCAATGTCATTTCATGTCGTAAAACACCGGTTGGCAGTGCCAGGAATCGATTCAAGGGGACTGTTATTCGTGTGACTGATTCTCCCGTATTGTCAGAAGTGTTGGGACGACTGCCGGATGGTTCTGACGTTTGCGCACTCATTTCTGAACAGAGTGCCAAGGAACTTGCCCTGAAATCCGGCGATGAAATGGAGTTTTGGTTCAAGGCTTTGTCTGTGGTCCTGAACACTGTCCAGCTATAA
- the modA gene encoding molybdate ABC transporter substrate-binding protein yields MRTTRTIIVTAFLILCIATVASAENAVLASGAGYKKMVNALNTAYTKNTGQTVDLLFGNMARVTTLAKKSGNVDIVLGDASFLKKAQLTFSEKQELGHGKLVLAFAKNCPYSSVADLDKAGRIALPDTHKAIYGKAAREFLESNGNLPGIKQRLLEVSTIPQVFSYLTTNEVDMGFLNLTHALNVADKLGGYVIVDQKGYSPIVILAALLKDSRHMKQAKDFLRFLETPEAQTILRENGL; encoded by the coding sequence ATGCGCACGACTCGTACTATCATCGTCACGGCTTTTCTTATCCTCTGCATAGCCACAGTTGCCTCGGCAGAAAACGCTGTCCTCGCATCCGGCGCAGGCTACAAGAAAATGGTCAACGCCCTGAACACAGCCTACACGAAAAACACCGGACAGACTGTGGACCTCCTCTTCGGCAACATGGCACGTGTGACTACTCTGGCAAAAAAGAGTGGCAACGTGGACATCGTCCTTGGTGACGCATCTTTCCTGAAAAAGGCACAACTCACTTTTTCCGAAAAACAGGAATTAGGTCACGGAAAATTGGTCCTCGCTTTTGCCAAAAACTGCCCGTATTCCTCAGTTGCTGACTTGGACAAGGCCGGTCGCATCGCCCTGCCTGACACGCACAAAGCCATTTATGGCAAGGCTGCAAGGGAATTTCTTGAGTCCAACGGCAACCTTCCCGGCATCAAACAGCGATTGCTGGAAGTATCAACCATTCCTCAAGTCTTCTCCTATTTGACGACCAATGAAGTGGACATGGGCTTCCTGAACCTCACACACGCACTGAACGTGGCCGACAAACTTGGCGGCTATGTCATAGTTGATCAAAAAGGATACTCTCCCATCGTAATTCTCGCTGCCCTGCTCAAAGACAGTCGACATATGAAACAGGCCAAAGACTTCCTCCGTTTCCTCGAAACTCCCGAAGCCCAAACCATTTTGCGAGAAAACGGACTGTAG
- a CDS encoding XdhC family aldehyde oxidoreductase maturation factor, whose product MKAFVRSICELIGQDETFVMATVVESSGSTPRSSGAKMAVRGDGSILGTVGGGLVEAKACKDGRAMLDTGDGRGSLTFVDMTQELAANSDMICGGGLSVLLEVVEPSGPCAQAYLEVNELLRRGVRSSLATKFEGIIDFCAVEHQVQKDQTDGDTPVFEKNSNGMKLTEPFIPPASLYIFGAGHVSLFTARTAAMIGFRTVVLDDREDFANEARFPEADEVVVLPSFAGCCDGLNMDENSFVIIVTRGHLHDRNVLAEVLRTKARYVGMIGSKKKRDKIYDSLLADGFTQKDIDRCHCPIGLTIGAQTPEEIAVSICGELIQVRSGGV is encoded by the coding sequence ATGAAAGCGTTTGTGCGTTCCATATGTGAACTTATTGGACAGGATGAAACTTTTGTCATGGCAACGGTGGTGGAAAGCTCCGGGTCCACACCTCGTTCGTCCGGGGCAAAAATGGCTGTGCGCGGTGACGGGTCCATCCTCGGCACCGTGGGTGGTGGATTGGTGGAGGCCAAGGCCTGCAAGGATGGTCGGGCCATGCTTGACACGGGAGACGGTAGGGGCAGTCTGACGTTTGTCGATATGACACAGGAACTCGCTGCCAATTCGGACATGATTTGCGGCGGCGGTCTGAGCGTGTTGCTTGAAGTTGTGGAACCGAGTGGCCCGTGTGCTCAGGCATACCTCGAAGTGAATGAATTGTTGCGGCGTGGCGTGCGGTCGTCACTTGCCACCAAATTTGAGGGAATTATCGATTTTTGTGCCGTGGAACATCAGGTCCAGAAAGATCAAACCGATGGTGATACGCCTGTTTTTGAAAAGAATTCAAACGGCATGAAGCTTACGGAGCCGTTTATTCCGCCTGCATCTCTTTATATTTTCGGAGCTGGTCATGTTTCTCTGTTTACGGCACGTACAGCGGCCATGATCGGATTCAGGACAGTGGTTCTTGATGACCGGGAGGATTTTGCCAATGAAGCCCGTTTTCCGGAGGCCGATGAAGTGGTTGTTTTGCCTTCTTTTGCCGGATGCTGCGACGGTCTGAATATGGATGAAAATTCATTCGTCATCATTGTGACCAGAGGGCATTTGCACGATCGTAATGTGTTGGCCGAAGTACTGCGGACCAAGGCCCGATACGTGGGCATGATCGGGAGCAAGAAGAAACGCGATAAGATTTACGATTCCCTGCTGGCTGATGGGTTCACGCAGAAGGATATTGATCGTTGTCATTGTCCTATTGGATTGACGATCGGTGCGCAGACACCGGAGGAAATTGCGGTTTCCATTTGCGGTGAACTTATTCAGGTGCGTTCGGGGGGCGTATGA
- a CDS encoding DVU_1551 family NTP transferase: MSALAAIIPAAGFSSRMGDFKPLLPLGDGTVLSRCVDVFRRNGVEQVIVVTGRRSDEVTEAAHQAGVVAVHNADFEQGMYSSVLTGVRALGDDISAFFMLPVDIPLVRSETVSRLVDDFEQASPSILYPCFMGERGHPPLISRSLIPAIVNHDGTGGLRTVLDQNETGARDLDVADFGTVHDLDYPADYTLAKSLVDSPYPNHEECCQLWEMYSVPLNIVRHCQAVSRVAEALCQQLNCLRNGDCLDAALVRGAALTHDIGKGTKRHEIVGAERLHAHGFHVAADIALEHFDLLLPSEEPITEKEVVFLADKLVCGEKPVPLKVRYMNKIEQYRHEPGVEQAILGRLERATDIMARFDREMGVSTEQLAQEVLA; this comes from the coding sequence ATGAGCGCCCTGGCCGCAATAATACCGGCGGCTGGTTTTTCTTCTCGTATGGGTGATTTCAAACCCTTGTTACCGTTGGGAGATGGAACAGTGTTGTCGCGGTGCGTTGACGTATTCCGAAGAAATGGTGTTGAGCAGGTCATTGTGGTTACGGGAAGACGGAGTGACGAAGTGACCGAGGCTGCGCATCAGGCCGGAGTTGTAGCTGTGCATAATGCCGATTTTGAGCAGGGTATGTATTCTTCAGTGCTGACAGGTGTTCGGGCTTTGGGAGATGATATTTCGGCGTTTTTCATGCTTCCGGTAGATATCCCGTTGGTCCGTTCTGAAACTGTTAGCCGCCTTGTTGATGATTTTGAACAGGCCTCTCCCTCCATTTTGTATCCTTGTTTTATGGGAGAACGAGGTCATCCTCCGCTGATCAGTCGGAGTTTGATTCCCGCAATTGTGAATCACGATGGAACAGGTGGGTTGCGGACCGTGTTGGATCAAAATGAAACCGGGGCACGAGATTTGGACGTGGCTGATTTTGGAACTGTGCACGATTTGGATTACCCGGCAGATTATACGTTGGCAAAGTCTTTGGTAGATTCCCCGTATCCGAATCATGAAGAGTGCTGTCAGTTGTGGGAAATGTATTCCGTGCCTTTGAATATCGTTCGGCATTGTCAGGCTGTATCGCGTGTGGCCGAGGCCCTGTGTCAACAGTTGAACTGCCTGCGCAACGGCGATTGTCTTGATGCCGCACTTGTTCGGGGGGCGGCGTTGACCCATGATATAGGCAAGGGGACCAAGCGGCATGAGATAGTGGGAGCCGAGCGGCTGCATGCGCATGGTTTTCATGTTGCTGCGGATATTGCCTTGGAACATTTCGATTTGTTGCTTCCATCGGAGGAACCGATTACGGAAAAAGAAGTTGTGTTCCTTGCGGATAAATTGGTGTGCGGAGAGAAACCGGTACCACTTAAAGTCCGTTACATGAACAAGATAGAGCAATATCGTCACGAACCGGGCGTGGAACAGGCCATACTTGGCCGACTGGAGCGGGCGACAGATATTATGGCTCGCTTTGATCGGGAGATGGGTGTTTCCACTGAGCAGTTGGCGCAGGAGGTCTTGGCATGA
- a CDS encoding ATP-binding cassette domain-containing protein, translating to MSLTVNIHKKLPHFDLQTQFSCAAGELTAIVGPSGAGKTTLVRIIAGLEAPDNGAITLNGRTWIDSKTGSFIPTCKRKIGLVFQEYTLFPHMTVRQNIAFGAITPTSVEPLMKTFGIGHLKDQRPASISGGERQRAAFCQALAREPDLLLLDEPFSALDTATRIFLCSLLSDLKKDLDIPILHVTHDLREADQLGDSVIAVESGRIAPDWFNRHQHVPHGSAQLTVPSYS from the coding sequence ATGAGTCTGACCGTCAATATCCATAAAAAGCTTCCACATTTCGATCTGCAAACCCAATTTTCCTGTGCTGCGGGAGAGCTGACAGCCATTGTCGGTCCTTCTGGGGCAGGAAAAACCACGCTTGTCCGCATAATTGCAGGACTCGAAGCGCCTGATAATGGAGCCATTACACTGAATGGCAGGACATGGATAGATTCAAAAACGGGCAGCTTCATTCCAACGTGCAAACGAAAAATCGGACTGGTCTTTCAGGAATACACACTTTTCCCACACATGACAGTTCGTCAAAACATAGCCTTTGGCGCCATTACGCCGACATCGGTTGAACCTCTGATGAAGACCTTCGGCATAGGACATCTCAAAGATCAACGGCCAGCCTCCATCTCGGGAGGTGAACGCCAACGTGCCGCCTTTTGTCAGGCACTTGCCAGAGAACCGGATCTGCTTCTGCTCGACGAACCATTCTCCGCTCTGGATACGGCCACACGCATCTTTCTGTGCTCCCTGCTATCGGATCTCAAAAAGGATCTCGACATTCCCATTCTCCATGTAACCCACGACCTCAGAGAAGCAGATCAACTTGGAGATAGCGTCATTGCCGTGGAAAGTGGCCGTATCGCTCCTGACTGGTTCAACCGTCATCAACATGTACCACACGGATCGGCCCAGCTGACCGTCCCCTCATACTCATAA